TAAAACCAAATAAAAATATTGTAATTTTAGATTTTTTATATTTACTATTAAAATCACTAAATGCTAAAATTAGTCAATATGCAATTGAGGGAGATTTAATCAAACGTTTAAGTTTGAAAAAATTAAAAAGCTTAAAGTTAAGTATTCCTGAATTAAGTATTCAAAAAGAAATTGTTCAAAATTGAAAAAAAACAAACGAAAGTCTTGTATTTTTTGAAAAATTTTTTGAAAATCCTATATTTCAAATTAATAATTTATTAGTTAAAACACTTAATTATGTTATGAATAAAAGTAATAAACAAAATTATTTATTATCTGATTTATTAGATAAACAAAAACCATATAAAATGGGTAAAATTAACTTTGAGTCAGATGATAAAAAAAATAATTTATATATTTTAACTTACAAGAGTTTCAAAAATAATAATTTAAATGACAAAATGACATTTTATGATGAAAAATTAGAAAGTTTTTTTGCTAACAAAAATGATGTTTTCTTTACTAGATTCCCAGAACCTAGTTTTGGAATTCAAAATATTTATGAAGAAAACTCAGCTGTTTTTGATAGCTCATTAGTAAAATTAAATATTGATGAAACTAAAATTC
The genomic region above belongs to Mesomycoplasma neurolyticum and contains:
- a CDS encoding restriction endonuclease subunit S, with protein sequence MKQIQNTNIFKLEEIAKFYLGKILKKPTESKGEYPLISSTSKNDGIIGKVETFNFQNCITLPRLGIEDNIFITLRKYKFSATSHLIIVKPNKNIVILDFLYLLLKSLNAKISQYAIEGDLIKRLSLKKLKSLKLSIPELSIQKEIVQNWKKTNESLVFFEKFFENPIFQINNLLVKTLNYVMNKSNKQNYLLSDLLDKQKPYKMGKINFESDDKKNNLYILTYKSFKNNNLNDKMTFYDEKLESFFANKNDVFFTRFPEPSFGIQNIYEENSAVFDSSLVKLNIDETKIQKDFFKYFNYSNFWLNWKQKNKTSTLLGGINFLTILNLTLSLPTLANQQKMILIINKLEKLIKILTNIQNKIQKIILINNQIIFKKIKERSS